agtTACATACCGTGTTACGCGGCGGAGGTACCGTTTCGTTACCTGTACAATGTACAATATCGGTTGAAACTTAAAAACACGTTACACCCGCGTTACGCGACGGCGGTACGGACCTTTGGTCGGCGTCAGTCCGGTTCGTTACACGTACAATATCTACTGAAACttgaaaagaaaacaaagaaaatggaaaacagaaaaagacaaaaaagcacTATTCATCCCAATGtttgaaattaatacatataagGAATATAAGTAAAATACATATAAGTAATTACTTATGTCTTATTTTTTAATCTGTTATTGAGAACGTAGTTTCTTTATTTCTTGTTGTAGTTGTTTTGGCGTACAAAACATGTTGGTTATTTGTTGGAAGCTATAACGGTGTTGGAGCTTGGTTTAACTGTCAGAAGGTTATAGTTTCTTCTTATATATTCATCTCCATATAAAAAACCTTCATAATTATTGAATGTTTTATTTTATCTTGCAGATATGTTTGGCAGTACAAGATTTTGTTGTTACACTTGTATTCTTATTGGAATGCTCTTCCATTAGCGTATGAATGGTAATGTATTTCACTAGTATTTAATTTAGGACTTTTGGTGctcatttattatttatttattgctACTGTATTTAGGTACAAATTATTGGATGTCAAGAACATCCTCCTGGAAACCGTCTCACATCTTATTTTCCCGCAAATGCTAGCATCGTCACTGTTGGTAGATACTAATGATCTTTTGAAGGGTTACTTGCGGTTCATGGATGATCACTTCAGGGAATCTGCAGATCTTACTTTTCTTGCGTATCGTCATCGAAATTACTCAAAAGTATGGATAAAttacacatttatatatatatcctaGCAGGGGAAGGTTCTacgcagaacactaaatattgcgagaacacgcaaaacaaaatgaatcactcattttttcaatactaaaaacctaaaaagtaaatgaaaatgttataaatgtaagatttattgtttctcacactagaatttaaaacaaaatatgaaaaatcttcaGTTTTTAAGTAACCaacacacatgtaggttatgtgtaagctaaattacctacatgtatgtagactatgtgtcgggaaaaatatatgattttttatgtatatataatacacatatgaatgtaagaaacataaaatttaagaatTATGAACCTTAAAttccaaaatttagtgatttagagttgttctttttgttctcgcaataattagtgttctgtaatgatccttatcctatgcAAGTAAGCTATAAGTATTCCTTTTTTGCTTCTATAGGTAATTGAATTTGTTCAATTTAAAGAGAGATTGCAACGATCCAATCAGTACTTAACAGCAAAGATCGAAGGGTCAATTCTACAACTAAAACGAAAAGCAAATAGCATAGAAGAAGCAGAGGTATTTACTATTTTTACCCCCCACAGGCCACATCTGTGTTTTATTCCGCTTTCATGTAGCAATATTGAAGTGACATTTGTTTTCCTTTTCTAGTCTGTACTTGAAAGCCTGAATAAAGGAAGTGACTTTCTTGATATTTCAAGTGATATTCGTTCCAAGAAGTTGACCTTCAATGAAGATTTGAAGTTACGGCCTTGGTGGACCCCATCATTAGACAAAAATTATCTCTCAGGACCGTATGAAGATATTTCACATTATCCTAAAGAAACCGCGGTACAAACGgcgattttttattatttttttaaaacatttgtTGTGAATCAATCTAAAGTTGGACCCTATTTAACAAGCATTTGATTTTAGCTAACCAATTTACACATTATTTAACTTCAATAACTAACTTCTTAGTTCTTATCACTAAAGGAAGTTATATTTTAACATCGTTTTAATCTGTTATAGCAGGATGAGGCTAAACAAACCGAAGCAAAGTTGACAAGACTTGAGAAGAGATCACTACTTCCACGAATGATTTATTTGTCGATACAATGTGCTTCATCATCAACAAAGGGAAATTCCAACGTTAATGGTTTTGATTCTAAAGATTTTTCAGAACTCAAATCCTTGCTTGAATCATATTCAAAATTTTTAGGGTTCCCCTTCCTGGATGCGGCAGAGTTAGTtatttctgtttctcatggtcagaAGTCCCTTGAGGTAAGAataattaaattttttttagtgTTTTCTCGCATAAACTGTCAATGTTCCTCTTTAGTCATTGTATCCTTTTTTGTACATCTGAGTTGGTAATAGACGGTTGTGTcctgtttgggtcattttgtaaTTGGTAAGCTTAACATATAAAATAGACTACGGCATTATATTTAAGATTTAGATTTTTACACATATACGTATCGtctttattaatttatttaaaaattctCATTTTGACTGTGGTTTTATGTGTACAAAATGACCCAAACGCTATACAAAATAACTCAGGTGTACCCAAAAAACTTAGTTTTATTAGTAAATAGTCAAATATGGTTACAATTGTATAATAATATTTCTACAACAATTTGAACAAAATGATTTTGGAGATTCTATGCATTATAATTGTGCTTTTGCTTCCTTGCAACATGTTTTAGAGTAAAATggcattttcgtccctgaggttggTCAATTTTGCAATTTTTGTCCGAAGGTTTGTTTTTCCATATCTGGatccaaaggtttgaaatcttgccattttcactcgttaactccatctatttttctcGTTAAGTCAGGGATATTTTCGtccggtctttttacataaattGATAAAGACCGAATTGCTCTTTAAGATGACAAAAACGATGGAAATATCcccgacttaacggagaaaaatggatggagttaacgagccggatgaaaatgacaagatttcaaaccttttggatccagatgcgaaaaaacaaacttttggacgaaattcgcaaaactgaccaaaccttatggatgaaaatggcattttactctttataatttattttaaatcttaCCTGTAAAACAGAGCACCCCATTGTAGGTCCAAATTACTACCttcgcttttttttttttttgttttattttgccTCTGGTATATTTGAAGTTCTTTGCATAGGAAGGATGCTTTTTTTCATAGATTTAACTTTGTAAATCTTAACATGAACAGGAATTTTCTTCTAATCTAATCGACTGGATTAACTTTGCGGTATTTTTAAACGCCTGGAACCTGAATCCTCACGAAACAAACATCTCAGACCGGCACACGTTCCCCATTAATTGGCAAGTTTTATGCCGTCTATTAGAGAAATGCATTTCCGAAAAAGTAAATTCCACAAAACCGTTATTATCTTCTCCCGGAGCAGATCTTTCCATATTAATCCAATTAGTGACCGAGCCATTGTCGTGGCTCGGGCTCATAATCCAATCGTGTGTTCGGTCGTCTCTTCCATCtggaaaaaagaagaaaaaaggcGGTCCATCTGACCAGTCAAACAGTCAACTATCCAATACGGTCAAGGAGTCAATCACATCACTATCTAGCATGATAGATATAGTTGCTAAATGGTTAAAAGAACAAATTGATAGACCTATAGATACGGATGTTGACTTTTTGCTTACTTCCGTTCATGGCGAAGAAAACGATCACGGGCCCGGGAAAGTCGTCAAAATTCTTGAAACTTTGGTGTTATCGGTTGATGATTTGGAAGTCGGTGATCGGGTTAATCGGGCAATTAGGTCTTGGAAGCCTGTGGAAGTTGCACGGAAGATAGTAACTGCACAAGGAACCGCTTTGACAGAGTTTTTTGATATTTGTGAGTCGAAATTGAAGGTTTTGCAGGCACTAAAAGGCCAAATACAAGTTTAGAGTATAAGATTGCTGGTTGCTTGATGAGTTTCTTGTACACTAGATGTTACATTTAATTGAGTTCTGAATTTTTTGAGGTTTCACAGGTTTTTGTTTTGTATCAGCAGAAATTTTGGATACAAATAATCTTTTGATGTGTTGTATATTTGATTGAATCAATTTTAGAGATTGGTTTTTTTGCCTTTTTGGTTATTTACATCATTCATGTATTTTTGTTATATTAATAAGATATAC
This genomic stretch from Helianthus annuus cultivar XRQ/B chromosome 8, HanXRQr2.0-SUNRISE, whole genome shotgun sequence harbors:
- the LOC110873230 gene encoding N-terminal acetyltransferase B complex auxiliary subunit NAA25 isoform X2, which produces MASKFGMAGGIPERRVRPVWDAIDSRQFKNALKLSTALLSKYPNSSYALALKALILERMGKTEEALSVCINAKDLLYKNDSLLIDDLTLSTLQIVFQRLDHLDMATSCYEYACGKFPNNLELMTGLFNCYVREYSFVKQQQIAIKMYKIAGEERFLLWAVCSIQLQVLCGNGEEKLLQLAEGLLKKHIASHSLHEPEALSVYISLLEQQAKYGDALEILSGNLGSLMMIEVDKLRIQGRLLARAGDFDGAADIFQKVLKLCPDDWECFHHYLGCLLEDDSSLPVLTKSSSIRVSTLTDGQHRHIADDKFDICISKASDFVENLMTEVGNDSIRGPGLANLEIERRKIMYGRGNAEKLMGDLVLYFSRFGHLASFTADVEVFLQILPSDMKKQLLEKLVKCIDSSSTPSRNVLGQHITFFKIRELIGDQYSLPVEDLVGFAVQMTEMYCRNLPLSKDLDVQESMYGEELLSMTCNVLVQLFWRTKHVGYLLEAITVLELGLTVRRYVWQYKILLLHLYSYWNALPLAYEWYKLLDVKNILLETVSHLIFPQMLASSLLVDTNDLLKGYLRFMDDHFRESADLTFLAYRHRNYSKVIEFVQFKERLQRSNQYLTAKIEGSILQLKRKANSIEEAESVLESLNKGSDFLDISSDIRSKKLTFNEDLKLRPWWTPSLDKNYLSGPYEDISHYPKETADEAKQTEAKLTRLEKRSLLPRMIYLSIQCASSSTKGNSNVNGFDSKDFSELKSLLESYSKFLGFPFLDAAELVISVSHGQKSLEEFSSNLIDWINFAVFLNAWNLNPHETNISDRHTFPINWQVLCRLLEKCISEKVNSTKPLLSSPGADLSILIQLVTEPLSWLGLIIQSCVRSSLPSGKKKKKGGPSDQSNSQLSNTVKESITSLSSMIDIVAKWLKEQIDRPIDTDVDFLLTSVHGEENDHGPGKVVKILETLVLSVDDLEVGDRVNRAIRSWKPVEVARKIVTAQGTALTEFFDICESKLKVLQALKGQIQV
- the LOC110873230 gene encoding N-terminal acetyltransferase B complex auxiliary subunit NAA25 isoform X1, whose amino-acid sequence is MASKFGMAGGIPERRVRPVWDAIDSRQFKNALKLSTALLSKYPNSSYALALKALILERMGKTEEALSVCINAKDLLYKNDSLLIDDLTLSTLQIVFQRLDHLDMATSCYEYACGKFPNNLELMTGLFNCYVREYSFVKQQQIAIKMYKIAGEERFLLWAVCSIQLQVLCGNGEEKLLQLAEGLLKKHIASHSLHEPEALSVYISLLEQQAKYGDALEILSGNLGSLMMIEVDKLRIQGRLLARAGDFDGAADIFQKVLKLCPDDWECFHHYLGCLLEDDSSLPVLTKSSSIRVSTLTDGQHRHIADDKFDICISKASDFVENLMTEVGNDSIRGPGLANLEIERRKIMYGRGNAEKLMGDLVLYFSRFGHLASFTADVEVFLQILPSDMKKQLLEKLVKCIDSSSTPSRNVLGQHITFFKIRELIGDQYSLPVEDLVGFAVQMTEMYCRNLPLSKDLDVQESMYGEELLSMTCNVLVQLFWRTKHVGYLLEAITVLELGLTVRRYVWQYKILLLHLYSYWNALPLAYEWYKLLDVKNILLETVSHLIFPQMLASSLLVDTNDLLKGYLRFMDDHFRESADLTFLAYRHRNYSKVIEFVQFKERLQRSNQYLTAKIEGSILQLKRKANSIEEAESVLESLNKGSDFLDISSDIRSKKLTFNEDLKLRPWWTPSLDKNYLSGPYEDISHYPKETAQDEAKQTEAKLTRLEKRSLLPRMIYLSIQCASSSTKGNSNVNGFDSKDFSELKSLLESYSKFLGFPFLDAAELVISVSHGQKSLEEFSSNLIDWINFAVFLNAWNLNPHETNISDRHTFPINWQVLCRLLEKCISEKVNSTKPLLSSPGADLSILIQLVTEPLSWLGLIIQSCVRSSLPSGKKKKKGGPSDQSNSQLSNTVKESITSLSSMIDIVAKWLKEQIDRPIDTDVDFLLTSVHGEENDHGPGKVVKILETLVLSVDDLEVGDRVNRAIRSWKPVEVARKIVTAQGTALTEFFDICESKLKVLQALKGQIQV
- the LOC110873230 gene encoding N-terminal acetyltransferase B complex auxiliary subunit NAA25 isoform X3 codes for the protein MYKIAGEERFLLWAVCSIQLQVLCGNGEEKLLQLAEGLLKKHIASHSLHEPEALSVYISLLEQQAKYGDALEILSGNLGSLMMIEVDKLRIQGRLLARAGDFDGAADIFQKVLKLCPDDWECFHHYLGCLLEDDSSLPVLTKSSSIRVSTLTDGQHRHIADDKFDICISKASDFVENLMTEVGNDSIRGPGLANLEIERRKIMYGRGNAEKLMGDLVLYFSRFGHLASFTADVEVFLQILPSDMKKQLLEKLVKCIDSSSTPSRNVLGQHITFFKIRELIGDQYSLPVEDLVGFAVQMTEMYCRNLPLSKDLDVQESMYGEELLSMTCNVLVQLFWRTKHVGYLLEAITVLELGLTVRRYVWQYKILLLHLYSYWNALPLAYEWYKLLDVKNILLETVSHLIFPQMLASSLLVDTNDLLKGYLRFMDDHFRESADLTFLAYRHRNYSKVIEFVQFKERLQRSNQYLTAKIEGSILQLKRKANSIEEAESVLESLNKGSDFLDISSDIRSKKLTFNEDLKLRPWWTPSLDKNYLSGPYEDISHYPKETAQDEAKQTEAKLTRLEKRSLLPRMIYLSIQCASSSTKGNSNVNGFDSKDFSELKSLLESYSKFLGFPFLDAAELVISVSHGQKSLEEFSSNLIDWINFAVFLNAWNLNPHETNISDRHTFPINWQVLCRLLEKCISEKVNSTKPLLSSPGADLSILIQLVTEPLSWLGLIIQSCVRSSLPSGKKKKKGGPSDQSNSQLSNTVKESITSLSSMIDIVAKWLKEQIDRPIDTDVDFLLTSVHGEENDHGPGKVVKILETLVLSVDDLEVGDRVNRAIRSWKPVEVARKIVTAQGTALTEFFDICESKLKVLQALKGQIQV